A genome region from Macaca nemestrina isolate mMacNem1 chromosome 15, mMacNem.hap1, whole genome shotgun sequence includes the following:
- the LOC112429268 gene encoding large ribosomal subunit protein eL31-like — MGKQSHGRIRRKPQTAPTKKGGEKKKGHSAINEVVTQEYTKNIDKRIHGVGFKKRAPQGLKEIRKFAIKEMGTPDVRIDTRLNKAVWAKGIGNVRYRIRARLSRKRNEDEDSPNKLYTLVTYVPVTTFKNLQTVKVEEN; from the exons ATGGGGAAACAAAGTCATGGGAGAATTCGAAGGAAGCCTCA AACGGCTCCCACAAAGAAGGGTGGCGAGAAGAAAAAAGGCCATTCTGCCATCAACGAGGTGGTGACCCAAGAATATACCAAAAACATTGACAAGCGCATCCATGGAGTGGGCTTCAAGAAGCGTGCCCCTCAGGGACTCAAAGAGATTCGGAAATTTGCCATAAAGGAGATGGGAACTCCAGATGTGCGCATTGATACCAGGCTCAACAAAGCTGTCTGGGCCAAAGGAATAGGGAATGTCCGATACCGGATCCGTGCGCGGTTGTCCAGAAAACGTAATGAGGATGAAGATTCACCAAATAAGCTCTATACTTTGGTTACCTATGTACCTGTTACCACTTTCAAAAATCTACAGACAGTCAAAGTGGAAGAGAACTAA